A portion of the Corticium candelabrum chromosome 5, ooCorCand1.1, whole genome shotgun sequence genome contains these proteins:
- the LOC134179791 gene encoding F-box only protein 31-like: protein MAVHRMILCDLPNELLLMVLEYLSSSAIATLARVCWHLHDLVNTDSLWSRLCRQEFGVESLVQWNVSSFQELYSRVLFPYRYLLGVWEGDLKYYGELMEARVDNGRILGQLWRASSSQNIDLPLYAEPLFAVEVSDKEVRTVCLYRDMKGKRATLKKCHSGSTELLEVQFKVMYDFTKTKVDSVSLRSWVREEYPPAFADIWENHGFLRQAFTNRYKSLQFRQQLVQYRPVALPPSLSSDFPLKPGIYKGTYSSHGIELILVTMEGSIVKGQKLTGDPNIPASKVTFQGLLQCPIPPDQYSSWGAAIFNHRQMLSEIRNQVDREEQEHSRRTNVESRQLTVTMLNSVPLQEHPFSVSLGFSGDLQTYPNVSLARFPSSGQVAGDGYVNPQWSLNQLVLFPSGNFAIVWMELRSVSFYCKAQEL from the exons ATGGCTGTACATAGGATGATTTTATGTGATTTACCGAACGAGTTACTGCTGATGGTATTGGAGTACTTGTCATCTTCGGCGATTGCTACTCTAGCGCGCGTTTGTTGGCATCTACATGATCTTGTCAACACGGACTCCCTGTGGTCGCGCCTCTGTCGTCAAG AGTTTGGAGTCGAGTCTCTAGTGCAGTGGAACGTTTCGTCCTTTCAAGAACTCTACTCAAGAG TTCTTTTTCCGTATCGCTATCTATTGGGAGTATGGGAAGGTGATCTAAAATATTATGGCGAGCTAATGGAAGCAAGG GTTGATAATGGGAGAATATTAGGTCAGCTGTGGCGAGCCTCATCGTCTCAGAATATTGATCTCCCACTTTATGCTGAGCCCTTGTTTGCAGTCGAAGTATCTGACAAGGAAGTCAGGACAGTGTGCCTCTACAGAGATATGAAAGGAAAAAGAGCTACACTCAAGAAG TGTCATAGTGGCAGCACTGAACTCTTGGAAGTGCAGTTCAAGGTAATGTATGATTTTACAAAAACTAAG GTAGATAGTGTTTCTCTTAGGTCTTGGGTGAGAGAGGAGTATCCACCTGCATTTGCAGACATTTGGGAAAACCATGGTTTCTTGCGGCAAGCTTTCACTAATCGTTACAAGTCACTTCAGTTTAG ACAGCAACTGGTTCAATACCGACCAGTGGCATTGCCTCCATCACTTTCTAGTGACTTTCCTTTGAAACCAGGAATCTATAAG gGCACATATAGTAGTCATGGCATTGAACTCATCCTAGTAACAATGGAAGGCTCCATAGTCAAGGGGCAAAAACTCACG GGAGATCCTAATATACCAGCATCAAAAGTTACATTCCAGGGATTGCTTCAGTGCCCGATACCGCCTGACCAGTATAGTTCTTGGGGTGCTGCGATTTTTAATCACCGGCAGATGCTCAGTGAAATCAGAAATCAAGTGGATCGAGAAGAACAGGAGCACAGCCGTAGAACCAATGTAGAAAGCAGACAGTTGACAGTCACAATGTTGAACAGTGTTCCATTGCAAGAACATCCTTTCTCTGTTTCACTTGGATTTAGTGGTGATCTACAGACATACCCTAATGTCTCTTTGGCAAG ATTTCCAAGTAGTGGCCAGGTTGCAGGTGATGGCTATGTGAATCCTCAATGGTCTCTGAATCAATTGGTATTGTTTCCAAGCGGCAACTTTGCTATTGTATGGATGGAACTTCGtagtgtttctttctactgtaAAGCACAAGAACTTTAG